The following are encoded together in the Streptomyces flavofungini genome:
- the allB gene encoding allantoinase AllB, whose protein sequence is MSGEELVLRSTRVITPEGTRAASVVVSDGTIVAVRAHDAAVPTRARVEDFGDDALLPGLVDTHVHVNDPGRTEWEGFWTATRAAAAGGITTLVDMPLNSLPPTTTVANLRAKKEVAAAKAHIDVGFWGGALPDNVKDLRPLHDAGVFGFKCFLSPSGVDEFPELTQDQLAVSMGEIAGFGGLLIVHAEDPHELAAAPAKAGPRYADFLHSRPRVSEDTAIEGLIAVAKRVGARVHILHLSSSDALPMIAAAKREGVRLTVETCPHYLTLTAEEVPDGASEFKCCPPIREAANQDLLWQALADGTIDCVVTDHSPSTADLKTSDFATAWGGISGLQLSLPAVWTAARARGYGLEDVVRWMSTRTAELVGLDRKGAIEAGRDADFTVLAPDETFTVDPARLQHRNRVTAYAGKTLSGVVKSTWLRGQRIVSDGEFSAPSGRLLERKN, encoded by the coding sequence GTGTCCGGCGAGGAACTGGTGCTGCGCTCGACGCGCGTCATCACCCCGGAAGGGACGCGTGCCGCGTCCGTCGTCGTCTCGGACGGCACGATCGTGGCGGTGCGCGCCCATGACGCCGCCGTGCCGACGCGCGCCCGCGTGGAGGACTTCGGCGACGACGCGCTGCTGCCCGGCCTCGTCGACACCCACGTCCACGTCAACGACCCGGGCCGCACCGAGTGGGAGGGCTTCTGGACGGCCACGCGCGCCGCGGCCGCCGGTGGCATCACCACCCTCGTCGACATGCCCCTGAACTCGCTGCCGCCGACGACCACCGTCGCGAACCTCCGTGCGAAGAAGGAGGTGGCGGCGGCCAAGGCGCACATCGACGTCGGCTTCTGGGGCGGCGCGCTGCCCGACAACGTCAAGGACCTGCGGCCCCTGCACGACGCGGGTGTCTTCGGCTTCAAGTGCTTCCTCTCGCCCTCCGGCGTCGACGAGTTCCCGGAGCTGACGCAGGATCAACTGGCCGTGTCCATGGGAGAGATCGCCGGTTTCGGCGGCCTGCTCATCGTGCACGCCGAGGACCCGCACGAGCTGGCCGCGGCCCCCGCCAAGGCGGGCCCGCGCTACGCGGACTTCCTGCACTCCCGCCCGCGCGTCAGTGAGGACACCGCGATCGAGGGGCTCATCGCCGTCGCCAAGCGCGTCGGCGCCCGCGTCCACATCCTGCACCTGTCGTCCTCCGACGCGCTGCCGATGATCGCGGCCGCCAAGCGCGAGGGGGTGCGCCTGACCGTCGAGACCTGCCCGCACTACCTCACCCTGACGGCCGAGGAAGTCCCCGACGGCGCCAGCGAGTTCAAGTGCTGCCCGCCGATCCGCGAGGCCGCCAACCAGGACCTGCTGTGGCAGGCGCTCGCCGACGGCACCATCGACTGCGTCGTGACCGACCACTCCCCGTCCACCGCCGACCTCAAGACGTCCGACTTCGCCACCGCCTGGGGCGGCATCTCCGGCCTTCAGCTCAGCCTGCCCGCCGTGTGGACGGCGGCCCGGGCGCGCGGGTACGGCCTTGAGGACGTCGTGCGCTGGATGTCGACGCGCACGGCCGAACTGGTCGGCCTGGACCGCAAGGGCGCCATCGAAGCCGGCCGCGACGCCGACTTCACGGTCCTCGCGCCCGACGAGACCTTCACCGTGGACCCCGCGCGCCTCCAGCACCGCAACCGGGTCACCGCCTACGCGGGCAAGACCCTCAGCGGCGTGGTGAAGTCCACCTGGCTGCGCGGCCAACGCATCGTGTCCGACGGCGAGTTCAGCGCGCCGTCGGGCCGCCTTCTGGAAAGGAAGAACTGA
- a CDS encoding DUF5955 family protein yields MLRSVGQRTVRGDFEDPRVTELRAAVSRLRRELAAYPGEFPDRAIAEDELAALAAMAATGAPEARRLRRSLLLVASSIGSVSALTGALTGVRGAVELFGEPPHPR; encoded by the coding sequence GTGTTGCGGAGCGTTGGGCAGAGAACCGTGAGGGGAGACTTCGAGGATCCGCGGGTGACGGAGTTGCGGGCGGCCGTGTCCCGGCTGCGCCGTGAACTGGCCGCGTACCCCGGTGAGTTCCCGGACCGGGCGATAGCGGAGGACGAGTTAGCGGCCCTTGCCGCCATGGCCGCGACGGGCGCGCCCGAGGCGCGCAGGCTGCGTCGTTCGCTGCTGCTCGTCGCGAGTTCGATCGGCTCGGTCAGTGCGCTGACCGGTGCGCTCACGGGCGTCAGGGGCGCCGTTGAGTTGTTCGGGGAGCCGCCGCATCCGAGGTGA
- a CDS encoding nucleotidyltransferase family protein: protein MTESLSPSATAEVAGLLLAAGGGRRLGGCPKALLEHRGELFVERAARALRDGGCTRVHVVLGATADVVRERATLPGCVLVDNPDWREGMGSSLRAGLASLRATGAGAALVCLVDQPGVGAAAVARVRAVYRSPATLAAAAYAGERGHPVLFGADHWDGIAASATGDRGARAYLKEHAGIVTAVECGDVAEPADVDTFSDLERLE from the coding sequence ATGACCGAATCACTGTCACCTTCCGCCACCGCCGAGGTCGCCGGCCTGCTCCTCGCGGCGGGCGGCGGACGGCGCCTCGGCGGCTGCCCGAAGGCCCTTCTCGAGCACCGTGGCGAGCTGTTCGTGGAGCGTGCGGCGCGGGCGCTGCGGGACGGCGGCTGCACCCGCGTGCACGTGGTGCTCGGCGCCACCGCCGATGTCGTGCGGGAGCGTGCGACCCTGCCCGGGTGCGTCCTGGTGGACAACCCGGACTGGCGCGAGGGCATGGGGTCCTCGCTGCGGGCGGGCCTCGCCTCGCTGCGCGCGACCGGCGCGGGGGCGGCGCTGGTGTGCCTGGTGGACCAGCCGGGCGTCGGCGCGGCGGCGGTGGCCCGGGTGCGGGCGGTGTACCGCTCCCCGGCGACCCTCGCGGCGGCGGCGTACGCGGGCGAGCGCGGCCACCCCGTGCTGTTCGGCGCCGACCACTGGGACGGCATCGCGGCGAGCGCGACGGGCGACCGGGGCGCCCGCGCCTATCTGAAGGAGCACGCCGGGATCGTCACGGCCGTCGAGTGCGGGGACGTGGCCGAGCCGGCCGACGTCGACACGTTCTCCGACCTGGAGCGCCTGGAGTGA
- a CDS encoding Gfo/Idh/MocA family protein, which produces MRIGLIGTGRIGTFHSAALVGHPGVDSLVVADVDATRAADLAARVGAEAAPSVDALLTAGTTGSGADALVITAATSAHAELIGRAARAGLPVFCEKPIALDLPGTLAALAEVEAAGTVLQLGFQRRFDAGYAAAREAVRSGRLGRLHTVRAMTSDPAPPPAAYLPLSGGLYRDCLVHDFDILRWVTGREVVEVYAVGSDAGPAMFREAGDVDTAAVLLTLDDGTLATATATRCNGAGYDVRMELAGEADQLAVGVTDRTPLTSAEPDGPAAPDKPWPGFLERFAPAYEAELAAFVEVVRGERDNPCDGREALHALRIAEACERSRAERRPVRLAEIDGG; this is translated from the coding sequence ATGCGCATCGGACTGATCGGAACGGGACGTATCGGCACCTTCCACTCGGCGGCCCTGGTCGGCCATCCGGGGGTGGACTCGCTCGTCGTCGCGGACGTGGACGCCACGCGGGCGGCGGACCTCGCGGCCCGGGTGGGAGCGGAGGCGGCGCCCTCGGTGGACGCGCTCCTCACGGCGGGGACGACGGGCTCCGGCGCGGACGCCCTGGTGATCACGGCGGCGACCTCGGCGCACGCGGAGCTGATCGGCAGGGCGGCGCGGGCCGGTCTGCCGGTGTTCTGCGAGAAGCCGATCGCCCTCGACCTGCCCGGCACCCTCGCCGCGCTCGCGGAGGTCGAGGCGGCCGGCACGGTGCTCCAGCTCGGCTTCCAGCGGCGCTTCGACGCCGGGTACGCGGCGGCCCGCGAGGCGGTGCGGTCCGGACGGCTCGGGCGGCTGCACACGGTGCGGGCCATGACGTCCGACCCGGCGCCGCCGCCCGCCGCGTACCTGCCGCTCTCCGGCGGCCTGTACCGCGACTGCCTGGTGCACGACTTCGACATCCTGCGGTGGGTGACGGGCCGTGAGGTGGTGGAGGTGTACGCCGTCGGGTCCGACGCGGGACCGGCGATGTTCCGCGAGGCGGGCGACGTCGACACGGCCGCGGTGCTGCTCACCCTCGACGACGGCACGCTGGCCACGGCCACCGCGACGCGCTGCAACGGCGCGGGCTACGACGTCCGCATGGAGCTCGCGGGCGAGGCGGACCAGCTCGCGGTCGGCGTGACCGACCGCACCCCGCTGACCTCGGCGGAGCCGGACGGCCCTGCCGCGCCCGACAAGCCGTGGCCCGGCTTCCTGGAGCGGTTCGCGCCCGCGTACGAGGCGGAGCTCGCCGCGTTCGTGGAGGTCGTGCGCGGCGAGCGGGACAACCCCTGCGACGGCCGTGAGGCGCTGCACGCGCTGCGGATCGCGGAGGCGTGCGAGCGGTCGCGGGCCGAGCGGCGGCCGGTGCGGCTCGCGGAGATCGACGGGGGCTGA
- a CDS encoding dihydrofolate reductase family protein, translated as MKITLTQFLTLDGVIQAPGGPEEDTSGGFPHGGWSFPYGDEDFIGFVTEVFDRADAFLLGRGTYEIFASYWPKMTDPADPIASRLNSLPKYVASTTLTGADWQGTEIIGREDLVKDVTALKERPGRELQTHGSAGLAQSLLEHELIDTLHLLTFPVVLGTGKRLFADGALPTAFRHTGTRTTSKGVVISSYDRDGRPEYGSY; from the coding sequence ATGAAGATCACGCTCACCCAGTTCCTCACCCTCGACGGCGTCATCCAGGCTCCGGGCGGCCCGGAGGAGGACACCAGCGGCGGCTTCCCGCACGGCGGCTGGTCGTTCCCCTACGGGGACGAGGACTTCATCGGGTTCGTCACCGAAGTCTTCGACCGGGCGGACGCCTTCCTGCTCGGGCGCGGGACGTACGAGATCTTCGCCTCGTACTGGCCGAAGATGACCGACCCCGCCGACCCCATCGCCTCCCGCCTGAACTCCCTGCCGAAGTACGTCGCGAGCACCACGCTGACCGGCGCGGACTGGCAGGGCACCGAGATCATCGGCCGCGAGGACCTGGTCAAGGACGTCACCGCGCTCAAGGAGCGGCCGGGCCGCGAACTGCAAACGCACGGCAGCGCGGGCCTCGCGCAGTCCCTCCTGGAGCACGAACTGATCGACACGCTCCACCTGCTGACGTTCCCCGTGGTCCTCGGCACCGGCAAGCGGCTGTTCGCGGACGGGGCCCTGCCCACGGCGTTCCGGCACACCGGCACGCGGACGACGTCCAAGGGTGTCGTCATCAGCAGCTACGACCGCGACGGCCGCCCGGAGTACGGGAGTTACTGA
- a CDS encoding sensor histidine kinase encodes MKSRTEPADTADVGTGAEPVARRQWFLPSAVAAELDPDRATGRTGRYKRTVRDWLVDFVCFLFAVFLGLVISSEVQANPAVSEGWSALDHLCGALACAAVWLRRRWPVGLAVAMVAVGVLSNTSGGAAVVAYFTLAVHRPWKYSAWVVGASVVLMVPFYWWRPDPDLPYVLSIVLTSLFAATTVAWGMLVRSRRQLLLALRDRARRAENEAALRAEKAQQLAREAIAREMHDVLAHRLTLLSVHAGALEFRPDAPREEVARAAGVIRESAHEALQDLRQVIGVLRGGDADASGRPQPTLAALDTLVAESREAGMKVVLDLRVPDPDAVPAAIGRTAYRIAQEGLTNARKHAPGAEVTVVVAGAPGEGLTLSVRNPPPPGEVPQVPGSGQGLIGLTERASLAGGRLSHGSGCDGSFTVEAWLPWA; translated from the coding sequence GTGAAGAGTCGTACGGAGCCCGCGGACACGGCGGACGTCGGGACCGGGGCGGAGCCCGTGGCCCGCAGGCAGTGGTTCCTGCCCTCGGCAGTGGCCGCCGAGCTCGATCCCGACCGGGCCACCGGCAGGACCGGGCGGTACAAGCGGACCGTGCGTGACTGGCTGGTCGACTTCGTCTGCTTCCTCTTCGCCGTCTTCCTCGGCCTCGTCATCAGCAGCGAGGTGCAGGCCAACCCCGCCGTCTCCGAGGGCTGGTCCGCCCTCGACCATCTCTGCGGCGCGCTCGCCTGCGCCGCCGTGTGGCTGCGCAGGCGCTGGCCGGTGGGGCTCGCGGTGGCGATGGTCGCCGTCGGGGTGCTGTCGAACACCTCGGGCGGCGCGGCCGTCGTCGCCTACTTCACGCTCGCCGTGCACCGGCCCTGGAAGTACTCCGCGTGGGTCGTCGGCGCGTCCGTGGTCCTGATGGTGCCCTTCTACTGGTGGCGGCCCGACCCCGACCTGCCCTACGTCCTCTCGATCGTCCTCACCTCGCTGTTCGCCGCGACCACCGTCGCCTGGGGCATGCTCGTCCGCTCCCGGCGCCAGCTCCTGCTCGCCCTGCGCGACCGCGCCCGGCGCGCCGAGAACGAGGCCGCGCTGCGCGCCGAGAAGGCCCAGCAGCTCGCCCGCGAGGCCATCGCCCGCGAGATGCACGACGTCCTCGCCCACCGGCTCACCCTGCTCAGCGTGCACGCGGGCGCCCTGGAGTTCCGGCCCGACGCGCCCCGCGAGGAGGTCGCGAGGGCCGCCGGGGTCATCCGGGAGAGCGCGCACGAGGCCCTGCAGGACCTGCGGCAGGTCATCGGCGTCCTGCGCGGCGGCGACGCGGACGCGTCGGGGCGGCCCCAGCCCACCCTCGCCGCCCTCGACACGCTCGTCGCCGAGTCCCGCGAAGCAGGCATGAAGGTCGTCCTCGACCTGCGCGTCCCCGACCCGGACGCGGTGCCCGCCGCGATCGGCCGCACCGCCTACCGCATCGCCCAGGAAGGCCTCACCAACGCCCGCAAGCACGCGCCCGGCGCCGAGGTCACCGTCGTCGTCGCGGGCGCGCCCGGCGAGGGCCTCACCCTGTCCGTGCGCAATCCGCCGCCGCCCGGCGAGGTGCCGCAGGTGCCCGGTTCGGGGCAGGGCCTCATCGGGCTCACCGAACGCGCCTCCCTCGCGGGCGGCAGGCTCAGCCACGGCAGCGGTTGCGACGGGAGCTTCACCGTCGAGGCCTGGCTGCCATGGGCATGA
- a CDS encoding ribonuclease: MRIPPRILSVTALAAALLVGGSVTGTANAAAPQPVAAVAPAGFSAAAVGEICYSDLPSQAHDTLDLIERGGPFPYPQDGTVFQNREGILPKQNNGYYHEYTVKTPGSPNRGARRIVTGESQQEDYYTADHYRSFDLVDHGC; this comes from the coding sequence ATGCGAATCCCCCCACGGATCCTCAGTGTCACTGCCCTCGCCGCCGCCCTGCTCGTCGGCGGCTCCGTCACCGGCACCGCGAACGCCGCGGCCCCCCAGCCGGTCGCCGCCGTCGCGCCCGCCGGGTTCTCGGCCGCCGCCGTCGGCGAGATCTGCTACTCCGACCTGCCGTCCCAGGCGCACGACACGCTCGACCTGATCGAGCGGGGCGGCCCGTTCCCCTACCCGCAGGACGGCACCGTCTTCCAGAACAGGGAAGGCATCCTGCCCAAGCAGAACAACGGCTACTACCACGAGTACACCGTCAAGACCCCCGGCTCCCCGAACCGGGGCGCCCGCCGCATCGTCACCGGTGAGTCCCAGCAGGAGGACTACTACACCGCCGACCACTACCGTTCGTTCGACCTCGTCGACCACGGCTGCTGA
- a CDS encoding SDR family NAD(P)-dependent oxidoreductase, whose product MSSLNGRTALVTGGSRGIGAATALRLAQEGADVALTYVQGEDAAREVVAKIESMGRRGFAIRADAADAGDAAGAVERAADDLGGLDVLVNNAGAGVLKPLGDLTLADVDRVLAVNVRGVFLASRAAAGRMRRGGRIVSIGSCMVQRVPGAGGTLYATSKAALVGLTKALARELGEHGITVNLVHPGPIDTDMNPADGPYAPAQAAGTALGRYGSTGEVASVVAYLAGEEASYVTGAEWAVDGGHAA is encoded by the coding sequence ATGTCTTCTCTGAACGGCAGGACGGCTCTGGTCACCGGCGGCAGCCGCGGCATCGGCGCGGCGACGGCCCTGCGGCTCGCCCAGGAGGGCGCCGACGTGGCCCTCACCTATGTCCAGGGCGAGGACGCCGCCCGCGAGGTCGTCGCCAAGATCGAGTCGATGGGGCGGCGCGGGTTCGCGATCCGCGCGGACGCGGCCGACGCCGGGGACGCCGCGGGCGCCGTGGAGCGGGCCGCCGACGACCTCGGGGGCCTGGACGTCCTCGTCAACAACGCGGGGGCGGGCGTGCTCAAGCCCCTCGGGGACCTCACCCTCGCCGATGTCGACCGGGTGCTCGCCGTGAACGTGCGCGGTGTCTTCCTCGCCTCCCGGGCCGCGGCCGGGCGGATGCGGCGGGGTGGGCGCATCGTGTCCATCGGCTCCTGCATGGTGCAGCGCGTGCCCGGGGCCGGGGGCACCTTGTACGCCACCAGCAAGGCCGCGCTCGTCGGGCTCACCAAGGCGCTCGCCCGCGAGCTCGGTGAGCACGGCATCACCGTGAACCTCGTCCACCCCGGGCCCATCGACACCGACATGAACCCCGCCGACGGGCCCTACGCCCCGGCGCAGGCCGCCGGGACGGCGCTCGGCCGCTACGGCTCCACCGGGGAGGTCGCGTCCGTCGTGGCCTACCTGGCCGGGGAGGAGGCGTCTTACGTGACGGGGGCGGAGTGGGCGGTGGACGGGGGGCACGCGGCGTAG
- a CDS encoding IclR family transcriptional regulator, translating into MPTSSASTTDAAKSPASGGVQSLERAFDLLERMADAGGEVGLSELSASSGLPLPTIHRLMRTLVACGYVRQQPNRRYALGPRLIRLGESASRLLGTWARPYLARLVEETGETANMALLDGDEVVYVAQVPSKHSMRMFTEVGRRVLPHSTGVGKALLAHTPAEEVRALLARTGMPAATEKTITTPDGFLDALEEVRRAGYAVDDNEQEIGVRCLAVSVPDSPTAAAISISGPAGRVTEEATGKIVPVLQQVAAELSEALATSAPTS; encoded by the coding sequence GTGCCGACGTCTAGCGCCAGCACCACCGACGCCGCGAAGTCCCCCGCGAGCGGAGGCGTGCAGTCCCTCGAGCGCGCCTTCGACCTGCTCGAGCGCATGGCGGACGCGGGTGGCGAGGTCGGCCTGAGCGAGTTGTCCGCCAGCAGCGGGCTGCCGCTGCCCACCATCCACCGGCTCATGCGCACGCTCGTCGCCTGCGGATACGTCCGTCAGCAGCCCAACCGCAGGTACGCGCTCGGGCCGCGGCTCATCCGCCTCGGCGAGTCCGCGTCCCGGCTGCTGGGGACCTGGGCCCGGCCCTATCTCGCCCGTCTCGTCGAGGAGACCGGCGAGACCGCGAACATGGCGCTGCTCGACGGGGACGAGGTCGTGTACGTCGCGCAGGTGCCGTCCAAGCACTCCATGCGCATGTTCACGGAGGTGGGGCGGCGGGTCCTGCCGCACTCCACCGGGGTCGGCAAGGCACTGCTCGCGCACACGCCCGCGGAGGAGGTGCGCGCGCTCCTCGCCCGTACGGGCATGCCGGCCGCCACCGAGAAGACCATCACGACGCCCGACGGGTTCCTCGACGCCCTCGAAGAGGTGCGTCGCGCGGGGTACGCCGTCGACGACAACGAGCAGGAGATCGGGGTGCGGTGTCTCGCCGTGTCCGTGCCCGACTCCCCCACGGCGGCGGCCATCTCGATCTCCGGTCCCGCGGGGCGGGTCACCGAGGAGGCGACGGGGAAGATCGTCCCCGTCCTGCAGCAGGTCGCGGCGGAGCTCTCCGAAGCGCTGGCGACGTCGGCGCCCACGTCCTGA
- a CDS encoding PaaI family thioesterase produces MTEHDQEHGTAGDFDSTGALDSTAPGPAAALDLRLARKTLDAQPFSRLVRAEVSAFGDGAATLEIPVRDELRQQNGFVHGGVLAYAADNSITFAAGTVLGAAVLTSGFTIQYVRPATGARLVARATVAEATRRQAVVRCDLFAVADDGTQSLCALAQGTVRATPS; encoded by the coding sequence ATGACGGAACACGACCAAGAACACGGCACAGCAGGAGACTTCGACTCCACCGGTGCCCTCGACTCCACTGCCCCCGGCCCCGCCGCCGCCCTCGACCTCCGCCTGGCCCGCAAGACCCTGGACGCCCAGCCCTTCAGCCGCCTCGTGCGCGCCGAGGTCAGCGCCTTCGGGGACGGCGCGGCCACGCTGGAGATCCCCGTACGTGACGAACTGCGCCAGCAGAACGGCTTCGTGCACGGCGGTGTGCTCGCGTACGCGGCCGACAACAGCATCACGTTCGCGGCCGGGACCGTGCTCGGCGCCGCCGTCCTGACGTCCGGCTTCACCATTCAGTACGTACGCCCCGCGACCGGTGCCCGCCTGGTGGCCCGCGCGACGGTGGCGGAGGCGACCCGCCGTCAGGCCGTCGTCCGCTGCGACCTGTTCGCCGTGGCCGACGACGGCACGCAGTCGCTGTGCGCGCTGGCCCAGGGCACGGTCCGCGCCACGCCGTCCTGA
- a CDS encoding response regulator, whose product MNPIRLLLVDDDPLVRAGLSFMLGGADDIEIVGQAGDGSEVAALVAEVRPDVVLMDIRMPTMDGLAATEALRKRPDAPEVVVLTTFHADEQVLRALRAGAAGFVLKDTAPAEIVAAVRAVAAGEPVLSPSVTQQLISQVAGGGPELDRRRRALDRLDVLGDREREVAVAVGKGASNADIAAELYLSVATVKAHVSRVLTKLDLNNRVQIALLVHDAGLLNEE is encoded by the coding sequence ATGAATCCGATCAGGCTGCTGCTCGTCGACGACGACCCGCTGGTCCGCGCCGGTCTTTCCTTCATGCTCGGCGGCGCCGACGACATCGAGATCGTGGGGCAGGCGGGCGACGGCAGCGAGGTCGCGGCCCTCGTCGCGGAGGTCAGGCCCGACGTCGTCCTGATGGACATCCGGATGCCGACGATGGACGGGCTCGCCGCCACCGAGGCCCTGCGCAAGCGGCCCGACGCCCCCGAGGTCGTCGTGCTCACCACCTTCCACGCCGACGAACAGGTGCTGCGGGCGCTGCGGGCCGGGGCCGCCGGGTTCGTCCTGAAGGACACCGCGCCCGCCGAGATCGTGGCGGCGGTACGGGCGGTGGCCGCGGGTGAGCCGGTGCTCTCGCCCAGCGTGACGCAGCAGTTGATCTCCCAGGTGGCCGGGGGCGGGCCCGAGCTCGACCGGCGGCGGCGCGCCCTCGACCGGCTCGACGTGCTCGGCGACCGGGAGCGGGAGGTCGCCGTCGCCGTGGGCAAGGGGGCGTCCAACGCGGACATCGCCGCCGAGCTGTACCTGAGCGTGGCCACCGTGAAGGCCCACGTCTCCCGCGTCCTGACCAAGCTCGACCTCAACAACCGCGTGCAGATCGCGCTGCTCGTCCATGACGCGGGGCTGCTGAACGAGGAGTGA
- the alc gene encoding allantoicase has translation MTATPIPRFTGDANPYGGGEPYADYRTADFPFTQYANLADRQLGAGVIAANDEFFAMRENLLLPNDAEFDPEHFGHKGKIMDGWETRRRRGVSAEHPWPTADDHDWALVRLGAPGVVHGIVIDTAHFRGNYPQAVSVEGAHVEGSPTPDELLADDVKWTTLVPRTPVGGHAANGFAVDVPQRFTHLRVNQHPDGGIARLRVYGEVVADPAWLAALGTFDVVALENGGQVEDASDRFYSPATNTIQPGRSRKMDDGWETRRRRDQGHDWIRYRLAAQSEIRALEIDTAYLKGNSAGWASVSVRDGESGNWVEVLPRTRLQPDTNHRFALPVAAVGTHARVDIFPDGGISRLRLYGAPTAAGADALAARHRELGG, from the coding sequence GTGACGGCGACACCGATACCCCGCTTCACCGGCGACGCGAACCCCTACGGCGGCGGCGAGCCCTACGCCGACTACCGCACCGCCGACTTCCCCTTCACCCAGTACGCCAACCTCGCGGACCGCCAGCTCGGGGCCGGTGTCATCGCCGCCAACGACGAGTTCTTCGCCATGCGCGAGAACCTGCTGCTGCCGAACGACGCCGAGTTCGACCCCGAGCACTTCGGCCACAAGGGCAAGATCATGGACGGCTGGGAGACCCGGCGGCGGCGCGGCGTCTCCGCCGAGCACCCCTGGCCCACCGCCGACGACCACGACTGGGCCCTCGTCCGGCTCGGCGCGCCCGGCGTCGTGCACGGCATCGTCATCGACACCGCCCACTTCCGCGGCAACTACCCGCAGGCCGTGTCCGTCGAGGGCGCCCATGTCGAGGGCTCGCCCACGCCCGACGAACTCCTCGCCGACGACGTGAAGTGGACGACTCTCGTGCCGCGCACGCCCGTCGGCGGGCACGCCGCCAACGGCTTCGCCGTCGACGTCCCCCAGCGCTTCACCCACCTGCGCGTCAACCAGCACCCCGACGGGGGCATCGCCCGCCTGCGCGTGTACGGCGAAGTCGTCGCCGACCCCGCCTGGCTCGCCGCCCTCGGCACCTTCGACGTCGTCGCCCTGGAGAACGGCGGCCAGGTCGAGGACGCCTCGGACCGGTTCTACTCGCCCGCCACCAACACCATCCAGCCCGGGCGGTCCCGGAAGATGGACGACGGGTGGGAGACGCGGCGGCGGCGCGACCAGGGCCATGACTGGATCCGCTACCGCCTCGCCGCGCAGTCCGAGATCCGCGCCCTCGAGATCGACACCGCCTACCTCAAGGGCAACTCCGCCGGGTGGGCCTCCGTCTCCGTCCGGGACGGGGAGTCCGGGAACTGGGTCGAGGTCCTTCCGCGTACGCGGCTCCAGCCCGACACGAACCATCGCTTCGCGCTGCCCGTGGCGGCCGTCGGCACGCACGCCCGCGTCGACATCTTCCCCGACGGGGGGATCTCGCGGCTCCGTCTGTACGGGGCGCCCACGGCGGCCGGGGCGGACGCGCTGGCCGCGCGGCATCGGGAGCTCGGGGGCTGA